One stretch of Punica granatum isolate Tunisia-2019 chromosome 5, ASM765513v2, whole genome shotgun sequence DNA includes these proteins:
- the LOC116209527 gene encoding L-type lectin-domain containing receptor kinase IV.1-like, translated as MDFVALATISEFLLMLVFPQAGAGAGSDQGIGFTFNGFRSVKLELDGFAEFTNNGLLRLTNETREMMAHAFYPDPVPFKNSSEGSVFSFSTTFVFAIISKDPAVGGPGIAFVAAPQRGLPGAFPNMYLGLFNKTNNGDPTNHVFAIELDAVQTADFKDIDNNHLGIDINGLVSAVSASAGYYPDGGAGKFENLTLVSGRPMQVWVDYDGIKKRIEVTLAPFKAVRPSTPLLSLSLDLSTIVKETMFVGFSSSTVLILGLFYYVRRKRKYAEVLEDWELCYGPHRFKYKDLYIATRGFRDQELLGTGGFGSVYRGILPTSKFEIAVKRISHNSKQGIREFVAEIVSIGRLRHRNLVTLLGYCRRKGELLLVYDYMPNGSLDKYLFNQPKVTLNWTQRFRVIRGVASGLLYLHEGWDRVVIHRDIKSSNVLLDAELNGRLGDFGLARLYDHGTYPQTTHVAGTFGYLAPEHTRTGRATKATDVFAFGAFLLEVATGRRPIEARGTEDLILVDWVFYCWSRGGEILEARDPNLSEEFVAEEVELVLKLGLVCSHPEPGARPTMRQVVQYLEGDAPIQHLSSSLDTYSSGLRIKLGEGFDDFAMPHPSSMDNGFSTSSTVADSLLSGGR; from the exons ATGGATTTTGTTGCACTGGCCACAATTTCTGAGTTCCTTCTCATGTTGGTCTTTCCCCAAGCAGGAGCAGGAGCAGGGTCAGATCAAGGGATCGGGTTCACTTTCAACGGTTTccgatcggttaagttggagCTGGATGGGTTTGCAGAATTCACCAACAATGGCCTCCTCAGGCTGACAAACGAAACAAGGGAGATGATGGCCCATGCGTTTTATCCCGACCCAGTGCCCTTCAAGAACTCAAGTGAGGGCTctgtcttctccttctccaccACGTTCGTGTTTGCAATCATCTCCAAGGACCCAGCTGTGGGTGGACCGGGGATTGCCTTCGTGGCCGCCCCCCAAAGGGGCCTTCCCGGCGCATTTCCAAACATGTACCTTGGACTCTTTAATAAGACAAATAACGGGGACCCCACTAATCACGTATTTGCCATTGAGCTTGACGCGGTGCAGACTGCTGATTTTAAGGACATCGATAATAATCATCTCGGGATTGACATCAACGGGCTGGTCTCAGCCGTATCTGCTTCGGCAGGGTACTATCCTGATGGTGGTGCTGGAAAATTTGAGAACCTGACCCTGGTCAGCGGCCGACCTATGCAAGTCTGGGTGGACTATGATGGGATCAAGAAGAGAATCGAGGTAACTTTAGCACCCTTCAAGGCTGTGAGACCAAGCACTCCACTCCTCTCCCTGTCGCTTGATCTCTCGACAATCGTCAAGGAGACCATGTTTGTTGGGTTCTCATCCTCGACAG TGTTAATCTTGGGATTGTTCTATTACGTTagaagaaagaggaagtatgcAGAGGTTCTCGAAGACTGGGAGTTATGTTATGGGCCGCATCGGTTCAAGTACAAGGATCTCTATATCGCCACGAGGGGATTCCGGGACCAGGAGCTGTTGGGGACTGGTGGTTTTGGGAGTGTCTACAGAGGGATACTACCCACTTCAAAGTTTGAGATCGCTGTGAAGAGGATCTCTCATAATTCCAAGCAAGGGATCCGGGAATTTGTGGCAGAGATCGTTAGCATCGGCCGGCTCCGGCACCGCAACCTAGTCACACTCCTTGGGTACTGCCGGAGGAAGGGCGAGCTCCTTTTGGTGTACGATTATATGCCGAATGGGAGTCTCGACAAGTACCTCTTCAACCAACCCAAAGTCACTCTCAATTGGACCCAAAGGTTTAGGGTCATAAGGGGTGTGGCCTCAGGGCTCTTGTACCTCCATGAAGGGTGGGACCGGGTTGTGATTCACCGAGATATTAAGTCGAGTAACGTCCTTCTCGATGCCGAATTGAATGGGAGATTAGGAGATTTCGGGCTTGCAAGGCTGTATGACCACGGCACCTATCCACAGACCACCCACGTGGCAGGGACTTTCGGGTACCTTGCTCCGGAGCATACCAGGACAGGCAGGGCCACGAAGGCTACAGATGTCTTTGCATTCGGGGCTTTCCTGCTTGAGGTGGCAACTGGAAGGAGGCCGATCGAGGCACGAGGAACTGAGGATCTGATATTGGTTGACTGGGTCTTCTACTGCTGGAGCAGAGGAGGGGAGATTCTTGAGGCAAGGGACCCAAACCTGAGTGAAGAGTTCGTGGCCGAGGAAGTTGAGCTGGTGCTGAAGCTGGGCCTGGTGTGCTCGCACCCAGAGCCTGGGGCGAGGCCAACTATGCGGCAAGTAGTGCAATACTTGGAAGGAGACGCGCCAATACAGCACTTATCCTCTTCCCTTGACACCTATTCGAGTGGATTAAGGATCAAACTTGGAGAGGGATTTGATGATTTTGCTATGCCGCACCCTTCCTCAATGGACAATGGATTCTCGACCTCGTCCACTGTGGCAGACTCACTTCTGTCAGGTGGAAGATGA